DNA sequence from the Tenacibaculum mesophilum genome:
TTGTTTACGGTCACGTAATACCAAACTAAAGCCTGTAGGAGCAAAATCTCCTCCAGTATCTAAACTTTTATATACTGTAACCAACCAAAAAGGCACGGTTTCTTGCTTTCTGCTAAAAAATAAACGGGGATAACTTATGGTACCGTTCATTCTGTCTAAGACTAGTTCTTTATGTGGGTTGTAATAATATACCGCTAAATGAAATAAACCTATGATAATAAAAGGTAAGGGAATTAAATAAACATGTAATGGGGTAGGTTTCTTTATTATAAACTGAATTAAGAATAATAATAAAAGCCCCCCCCCCCCTACAAAGAATGTATATATTTTAAACAAACTAAAACCTCTTGCCATGTTTAGGACAAAATATTCATCGTTGGCTTCTTGAGTTTTTTCAGGTTTATTCGGTTGTAAATCTTCTGCAAATTGGGTAATAGGGTAGTCAACTATTTCATGTGGTAGGGGTTTGGCTTTTAAAAAACTCATAGTATTATTTTAATGTTGTAAGGGAAATTTATTAAAAAACAAGGATGCATCTTCGATGATGGTTGCTTTGCCTGCTTTAACGTTTCTAAAGGTAATGTATTCCTCTTCTTTTTTATTGTCTTTTACCAAAGGCATAATATTCCATAAATAGCCTTGCTTATCTTTTGGGTGTAAAGGTAATTGTATTTGTGCATCGGTGTACTTACATAATACAGCAATATGTGAGTATTTGTTTAGATACACTTTGTTTCCTTCGTATTCTTGCTTAACGATATTATTGGCAGCCAGTTGGTGTTTTACTTGTAAGTATTTGGGTACTCGCACCCAAATGTGAAATTGTTTAAATGAAGCGTCCATGTTTCCGTTGCGTAACGATTGTTCTTTAAATTCTGGTTTGTCATCAACTGTAGAGGGAGCCGTAACTACGGTGTCGTAACAATGTTTAGGTAGCTTGTAGCTTTTATTACCTAATAAAGGATCATTGTATTGTACCAAATAAAGCTCGTAGGTTAGTCCGCTTGGATTGTTAAAAAACGTCCCAAACGAAATATCAATGGCTAGGTTACTCCAAAGGGTAGCACTGTTGTCAATCCAGTTTTTATGCAAGTCTTGGTTAGCGGCACGAAAAGTTGGAGTGGTACTTTTGGGAGAAGCATACCGTGTACTATTTGCTTTTATAGTAATGGCACTACCAACTATTAAATTTAGTAAGCGTACATACACACTTTTATAGCTTTCATCAAAGCTTGATGGTAAGTACTCTTTTTTATAGGGGTTAATTAATTTTTCTTTGCCTCTGTACATTAAGCGTGCATTGTAGTATGGATTGTAATAACTTGGATTTTTCATATAGGTTTTGCTACTAAACGGAAAAAACTTAAAAAAAGTTTCTAACTCATCATCAGTTAAATAGTATGCTAATCCGTAAAAGGCCAACCCTAATCCTCCCACAATTAAACCAGTGACTCCTGTTAACGAAATTAATTTTAATGACCCTAGTAAAGATACTGCTGAAAGCACTGCAGCACCGCTATACGCTAAGGCGGCATCGTTGTCAGCTTTTGCTAAACTTTTATTTACATCTTCAACGGTAGCATATAAGGTATAAGCAGACCCCAAACCTTTAAAAACTTTTATAAATCCTGAACCTTTAGTAGCAAAAGAAGATCGTTTTATTTTATCTACTGCATCTTTTACTTCTGTAGCAGTAGCCTTAGGTTGTGTGGTGACAAATATCTTAAATTTTTGTTGGGCAATATCGTTAGATATACTTTCGGCTAGGTTTAACCCTGATGAAATTACTTTTATACCAATACCAAAAAGTTTTATGTAGTCTTCAGTTCCAGTAATCTTTTTTTTCAACATGCTATCTATGTGACTTGTTAGTGAAAACATTTCAAAAACTAATAAGGCACTTCTGAATTGTTGGCTCTCTATAATGCTTTCTAACTTGTGAGCATAAGGAAGTTTTTTACCATTTCTAATATGTATAGTTAGTTTTTCAGGGTTAGTTTTGGCGGTTGCCATTTTAGCGTCTATTTCTCCTTTAAATTGTTCTTCTACCAATAACCAATAAGTAACGGGTACCTTGGCGTGTTTTATAGCATCAATACGTTTATGTTGCGGGTGTTTAGAAGCTATGTTTTTCTTAACTTTTTCAAAATCGTTTAAAAACTCTTTATAAATTAAATTTTTACCTGCTGTAACTAAGTGGGTTTCTTTAATTCCGTTGTTAGTACGAGTTATTAAATCAAATTGGTTTCTCAGTAATTCAACTTTTAT
Encoded proteins:
- a CDS encoding toxin VasX; its protein translation is MKENIALEKFQEDAYNDNIGTYKFEIKGPDGKTNISSDLQAKKQGIELHFLRYGIFNPFPYYIQDNKFVRAPDIEVEVEPHDKNDKKTIDYKLSEVVVSAKRKSANPSNLAPKLTHSCYERTGLRHGYLYILHDEEPKKWLEYEIDTSGLLNPIYWKDNKENGEYNDIRDATNTSGKETYIVAPDSVIWVAYSHVQWSMQQLEQIASSPEENERMIKVECKGYEKGKELKKAEVIHDRPYHSFIAVFDYKHFPEATRLEEKLKTIHAIENADDPNNENTLLEDMFITLPDPVGCAYDLVDIIFYKLDYLRSMVECLATSVHHMDLYKYKLGLIDYGEIQNDEISEEEAEELKYIFSIALTTYKFVYNNPELKEDYTRKRGEWYLNHGISHDKLDHILAIEERKRIRKVINGFRNDLGNLLKSEYYKTAIDVCYENNPTPLASIEGKNIISDHLLCLAHYPEMIDRQLLPESEYKPYEDTWVQEIIKTSKGKSSLKHINDVLFYPIEVTDLEKQDTKDWKYIVKFEKKLFSHFQKVSKTYIGFGKAIKVELLRNQFDLITRTNNGIKETHLVTAGKNLIYKEFLNDFEKVKKNIASKHPQHKRIDAIKHAKVPVTYWLLVEEQFKGEIDAKMATAKTNPEKLTIHIRNGKKLPYAHKLESIIESQQFRSALLVFEMFSLTSHIDSMLKKKITGTEDYIKLFGIGIKVISSGLNLAESISNDIAQQKFKIFVTTQPKATATEVKDAVDKIKRSSFATKGSGFIKVFKGLGSAYTLYATVEDVNKSLAKADNDAALAYSGAAVLSAVSLLGSLKLISLTGVTGLIVGGLGLAFYGLAYYLTDDELETFFKFFPFSSKTYMKNPSYYNPYYNARLMYRGKEKLINPYKKEYLPSSFDESYKSVYVRLLNLIVGSAITIKANSTRYASPKSTTPTFRAANQDLHKNWIDNSATLWSNLAIDISFGTFFNNPSGLTYELYLVQYNDPLLGNKSYKLPKHCYDTVVTAPSTVDDKPEFKEQSLRNGNMDASFKQFHIWVRVPKYLQVKHQLAANNIVKQEYEGNKVYLNKYSHIAVLCKYTDAQIQLPLHPKDKQGYLWNIMPLVKDNKKEEEYITFRNVKAGKATIIEDASLFFNKFPLQH